One region of Juglans microcarpa x Juglans regia isolate MS1-56 chromosome 7S, Jm3101_v1.0, whole genome shotgun sequence genomic DNA includes:
- the LOC121241442 gene encoding LOW QUALITY PROTEIN: glucosamine inositolphosphorylceramide transferase 1-like (The sequence of the model RefSeq protein was modified relative to this genomic sequence to represent the inferred CDS: inserted 3 bases in 3 codons), whose product MLVRVAVQGKPARRPHWFFSSAFVFFLGCFVLLGSVATLYAWLAFTPNFRKPLAGSGSSALGCQEDNEGXWSVGVFYGDSPFSLKPIEAMNVWKDGSAAWPVANPVLTCASVSDAGFPSNFVADPFLYAQGDTLYLFYETKNSITLQGDIGVSKSTDKGATWQQVGIALDEDWHLSYPYVFDYLGEIYMMPESSEKGELRLYRALKFPLQWTLDKVIMKKPLVDSFIINYDGKYWLFGSDHSGFGASKNGHLEIWYSSSPFGPWKPHKKNPVYNTDKTLGARNGGRPFFYNGNLYRIGQDCGETYGRRVRIFKVELLKEDEFKEVEXPLGLIEPNKGRNAWNGGRYHQLDVQQLSSGEWVGVMDGDRVASGDPSWRFILGCASVAVVAVLVVLLGVLLGAVKCIIPLNWCIHNSGKRSCVFLALERSNLLSSKVRRFCSRLNRAPSFIRGWIRPNTYYGRLVIIIIFVVGIALTCTGVKYIYXGNGAEEAYLWKGHYSQFTLLTMTYEARVWNLKLYVKHYSRCSSVREIVVVWNKGIPPKLSDLDSAVPVRIRVEKENSLNNRFKMDPLIKTRAVLELDDDIMMTCDDIERGFNVWRQHPDRIVGFYPRLIDGSPLKYRGEKYARRHKGYNMILTGAAFIDSQVAFERYWGEAAMQGRELVNKYFNCEDILLNFLYANASSSKAVEYVRPVWAIDTSKLSGTAISQNTKVHYQLRSNCLLKFSEMYGSLVGRKWEFDGRKDGWDT is encoded by the exons ATGCTGGTGCGGGTGGCGGTGCAGGGAAAACCAGCACGGCGGCCCCACTGGTTTTTCTCGTCCGCATTCGTCTTCTTCCTGGGTTGCTTCGTTCTCTTGGGATCGGTAGCCACGCTCTACGCCTGGCTCGCTTTCACGCCCAACTTCCGTAAGCCTCTGGCTGGTTCTGGCTCCTCCGCGCTTGGCTGCCAGGAGGACAATGAGG CTTGGTCGGTTGGTGTTTTCTACGGGgactctcccttctctctcaaaCCCATCGAAGCG ATGAATGTGTGGAAGGATGGGAGTGCGGCGTGGCCGGTGGCTAACCCTGTGCTGACGTGTGCTTCTGTTTCTGATGCTGGCTTCCCTAGCAACTTTGTTGCTGATCCTTTTCTTTATGCTCAG g GAGATACACTTTACCTATTCTATGAAACTAAGAATTCAATCACTTTGCAAGGAGACATTGGAGTCTCTAAAAGTACTGATAAGGGAGCGACGTGGCAACAAGTGGGCATTGCCTTGGACGAGGACTGGCATCTCTCTTATCCATATGTCTTTGACTACCTTGGCGAA ATTTATATGATGCCCGAGAGTAGTGAGAAAGGGGAACTTCGTCTTTACCGTGCACTCAAATTTCCTTTACAATGGACACTGGATAAGGTCATTATGAAAAAGCCCCTTGTtgattccttcatcattaactATGATGGAAAGTATTGGCTTTTTGGTTCAGATCACAGTGGTTTTGGTGCCAGCAAGAATGGACATTTGGAGATTTGGTATAGCAGCTCACCTTTTGGTCCTTGGAAACCACACAAGAAGAACCCTGTATACAATACCGACAAGACCTTGGGGGCTCGAAACGGAGGGAGACCCTTTTTCTACAATGGAAACCTTTATCGCATTGGTCAAGACTGTGGTGAAACATATGGGAGACGTGTGCGCATCTTCAAAGTAGAACTTCTCAAagaagatgaatttaaagaaGTTG GTCCCTTAGGCTTAATAGAGCCTAATAAAGGTCGTAATGCATGGAATGGTGGTCGCTATCATCAACTTGATGTGCAACAGCTAAGTTCTGGTGAGTGGGTTGGGGTTATGGATGGGGACCGTGTAGCTTCAGGAGATCCATCCTGGCGGTTCATTCTTGGTTGTGCTTCCGTTGCAGTTGTTGCTGTCCTTGTTGTACTGCTTGGCGTGCTACTTGGAGCTGTGAAGTGTATTATTCCCCTGAACTGGTGCATTCACAACTCAGGAAAGAGAAGTTGTGTGTTTTTGGCTTTGGAAAGGTCAAATCTGCTTTCTTCCAAAGTGAGGCGGTTTTGCAGCCGCTTGAACAGAGCACCTTCATTTATACGAGGATGGATAAGACCTAATACCTATTATGGGCGACTagttatcattataatatttgttgttGGCATTGCACTAACATGCACAGGGGTTAAATATATCT GGGGCAACGGTGCTGAAGAAGCTTACTTGTGGAAAGGTCACTACTCGCAGTTCACATTATTAACAATGACATATGAAGCTAGGGTCTGGAATTTGAAACTCTATGTGAAGCATTATTCAAGGTGCTCTTCCGTGCGGGAAATTGTTGTGGTGTGGAACAAGGGGATACCTCCTAAATTGAGTGATCTGGACTCAGCAGTTCCCGTTAGGATCAGAGTAGAAAAGGAAAACTCACTGAATAATCGGTTCAAAATGGATCCCTTGATAAAGACCCGTGCTGTTCTGGAGCTTGACGATGACATTATGATGACTTGTGATGATATCGAGCGGGGTTTTAACGTATGGCGTCAGCACCCAGATCGTATTGTTGGGTTCTACCCCCGACTCATTGATGGAAGCCCATTGAAGTATAGGGGTGAAAAATATGCCCGAAGACATAAAGGGTATAACATGATTCTTACAGGGGCAGCTTTCATTGATAGTCAAGTAGCCTTTGAGAGGTATTGGGGTGAGGCAGCCATGCAAGGGAGGGAATTGGTCAATAAGTACTTTAACTGCGAGGACATACTACTAAATTTCTTGTATGCAAATGCAAGCTCATCTAAGGCTGTAGAATATGTAAGACCAGTTTGGGCAATAGATACATCGAAGTTATCAGGTACGGCAATTAGCCAAAACACAAAAGTGCATTACCAGTTAAGAAGCAACTGCCTCCTGAAATTTTCAGAGATGTATGGAAGTTTGGTTGGCCGTAAGTGGGAATTTGATGGGCGGAAGGATGGTTGGGATACATAG